In a genomic window of Methanosarcina horonobensis HB-1 = JCM 15518:
- a CDS encoding deoxyhypusine synthase — MRHNVFTNNPTVPIDVKDRSISELMDGMLRTGFQGRKLAESVQAWHNMLGEKDTTVLMGLSGAMVPAGMRRVISYLIRERKIDCLVSTGANLFHDSHEALGRKHYVGSHLANDEKLFEHGVDRIYDIFAVEEEFRTADNLIADFAKEIGEISCSSREFMYLLGKELVRRGAAEDSIVVSAYRHNIPIFVPALSDSSIGIGLTIARRRGLKLEIDQIKDVDEITQIVEKSGHTGVIYVGGGVPKNFIQQTEVIASILGMDVAGHEYAIQYTSDAPHWGGLSGCTFDEAVSWGKIAPQAKKVQVFVDATIALPIVAHALHEKSRGIKRSAPVFTWDGPEGLEIAYNE, encoded by the coding sequence ATGCGTCACAATGTATTCACGAACAACCCGACAGTTCCAATTGATGTAAAAGACAGGTCTATAAGCGAATTGATGGACGGAATGCTCAGAACCGGCTTTCAGGGCAGAAAGCTTGCTGAGTCAGTTCAGGCCTGGCACAATATGCTCGGAGAAAAGGACACTACTGTGCTTATGGGTTTATCCGGAGCCATGGTTCCTGCAGGAATGCGCAGGGTTATTTCATATCTGATTCGGGAAAGAAAGATCGATTGCCTTGTAAGCACAGGGGCAAATCTGTTTCACGATTCTCACGAAGCTCTCGGTAGGAAGCACTATGTCGGTTCACACCTCGCTAACGATGAAAAACTCTTTGAACACGGCGTGGACAGAATTTATGATATCTTTGCAGTTGAAGAAGAATTTAGAACCGCAGACAACCTGATTGCAGATTTTGCAAAGGAGATCGGAGAGATTAGCTGTTCTTCAAGGGAGTTCATGTATCTTCTCGGAAAAGAGCTTGTAAGGAGAGGAGCTGCCGAAGACTCAATAGTTGTAAGTGCATACAGGCATAATATCCCTATATTTGTGCCTGCCCTGTCTGACAGTTCCATAGGCATAGGGCTCACCATAGCAAGGAGAAGAGGGCTGAAACTTGAAATAGACCAGATAAAAGATGTTGATGAAATTACTCAGATTGTAGAAAAGTCAGGACATACGGGAGTAATCTATGTAGGGGGCGGAGTCCCGAAGAACTTTATCCAGCAGACAGAAGTGATAGCTTCGATTCTGGGAATGGATGTCGCCGGGCATGAATATGCTATCCAGTATACCTCGGATGCTCCGCACTGGGGCGGGCTTTCAGGCTGCACTTTTGACGAAGCGGTTTCCTGGGGTAAGATTGCACCTCAGGCAAAAAAAGTGCAGGTTTTTGTGGACGCTACCATTGCTCTCCCGATCGTTGCTCATGCCCTGCATGAAAAGTCCCGCGGGATAAAGCGTTCTGCCCCTGTTTTTACATGGGATGGGCCCGAAGGGCTTGAGATTGCTTATAACGAATAA
- a CDS encoding pyruvoyl-dependent arginine decarboxylase: MIAKLIPRKVFFTSGIGTHPEKLESFEVSLRDAGIEKFNLVTVSSILPPKCEIVTKEEGLKELIPGEIVFCVMSRISSNEPGRTLTTSVGCALPRDAGKHGYVSEYHTYEESEEDAGKHAVKLAESMYSTWTNEAPLKTFSISRSAFLHGNGNWMTVISAAIFVV; encoded by the coding sequence ATGATTGCAAAGTTAATTCCGAGGAAAGTATTCTTCACAAGTGGAATCGGCACACACCCAGAAAAACTTGAATCATTTGAGGTTTCACTCAGGGATGCAGGCATTGAAAAGTTTAACCTTGTAACTGTAAGTTCCATCCTGCCTCCGAAATGTGAAATTGTGACAAAGGAAGAAGGTCTGAAAGAACTGATCCCTGGGGAGATAGTTTTCTGTGTGATGTCCAGGATCTCCTCCAATGAGCCCGGAAGAACATTAACTACTTCCGTCGGATGCGCTCTTCCCAGGGACGCTGGCAAGCACGGTTATGTCTCCGAGTATCACACTTACGAAGAAAGTGAGGAGGATGCAGGGAAACATGCCGTAAAACTTGCAGAAAGCATGTATAGTACTTGGACAAACGAAGCACCTCTTAAAACTTTCAGCATTTCCAGGTCAGCCTTCTTGCACGGAAACGGAAACTGGATGACTGTAATATCCGCAGCAATTTTTGTAGTTTAA